The following proteins are co-located in the Colletotrichum lupini chromosome 4, complete sequence genome:
- a CDS encoding glycogen synthase yields MSDFPQGQRDNNDRPARDVKNHLLFEIATEVAHRVGGIYSVLKSKAPVTTAEYGDRYTLIGPLNHNSAAVEVEELEPTNPELAATIQSMRDRGIGILYGRWLIDGAPRVLLFDTKTAYHFMDEWKADLWNVASIPSPPSDDETNEAVVFGYVVAWFLGEFVCHEKKRAVIAHFHEWLAGVALPLTKRRRIDVTTIFTTHATLLGRYLCAGSVDFYNNLQWFDVDAEAGKRGIYHRYCIERAAAHSCDVFTTVSHITAYESEHLLKRKPDGVLPNGLNVTKFSAMHEFQNLHQQAKEKIHDFVRGHFYGHYDFDPENTLYFFTAGRYEFRNKGVDMFIESLARLNHRLKSAGSKITVVAFVIMPAQTTSLTVEALKGQAVIKSLRDTVDVIEKGIGRRIFERSLKWHDGDPMPDDKELISAQDRVLIRRRLFAMKRHGLPPIVTHNMLNDSEDPVLNQIRRVQLFNHPTDRVKIVFHPEFLNSANPVLPLDYDEFVRGTHMGIFASYYEPWGYTPAECTVMGVPSITTNLSGFGCYMEELIENSSDYGIYIVDRRTKGVDDSVNQLTNHMFDFCQKSRRQRINQRNRTERLSDLLDWKRMGMEYVKARQLALRRAYPGSFNGEEEEDFIPGVEQKISRPFSVPGSPRDRTGMMTPGDFASLQEGREGLNTEDYVAWKLPEEEDPDEYPFPLTLRAKRPSGPASPLDGVQLNGNGN; encoded by the exons ATGTCCGACTTCCCCCAAGGTCAGCGGGACAACAACGACCGCCCTGCCCGCGATGTGAAGAACCATCTGCTGTTCGAAATCGCAACCGAAGTTGCCCATCGAG TCGGTGGTATCTACTCAGTCCTCAAGTCCAAAGCTCCCGTGACCACGGCCGAGTATGGCGATCGCTACACTCTCATCGGGCCCTTGAACCACAACTCG GCCGCAGTCGAGGTGGAAGAGTTGGAGCCCACGAATCCCGAGCTTGCTGCTACGATTCAGTCCATGAGAGACCGTGGAATTGGCATCCTCTACGGCCGCTGGCTTATCGATGGCGCTCCACGAGTCCTGCTCTTCGACACAAAGACAGCTTACCACTTCATGGATGAGTGGAAGGCCGACCTGTGGAACGTGGCCAGCATCCCTTCGCCGCCCAGCGATGACGAGACAAACGAGGCTGTTGTTTTTGGATACGTCGTCGCCTGGTTCTTGGGAGAG TTTGTGTGCCATGAGAAGAAAAGAGCCGTCATTGCGCATTTCCACGAGTGGCTCGCCGGTGTCGCTCTGCCGCTCACCAAGAGACGCCGCATCGACGTGACGACAATCTTCACTACCCACGCAACCCTCTTGGGAAGATACCTCTGTGCTGGATCCGTTGACTTTTACAACAACCTCCAATGGTTTGATGTTGACGCCGAGGCCGGAAAGCGTGGCATCTACCACAGATACTGCATCGAGCGCGCTGCCGCCCACTCCTGCGATGTCTTCACCACTGTTTCACACATCACCGCCTACGAGAGCGAGCACTTGCTCAAGAGGAAACCCGACGGTGTGCTGCCCAACGGTCTCAATGTTACCAAGTTCTCCGCCATGCACGAGTTCCAGAACCTGCATCAACAAGCCAAGGAAAAGATTCACGACTTCGTCCGCGGCCACTTCTACGGCCACTACGACTTCGACCCCGAGAACACGTTGTACTTCTTCACCGCTGGCCGTTACGAATTCAGAAACAAAGGTGTCGATATGTTCATCGAGTCCCTGGCCCGCCTGAACCACCGCCTCAAGAGCGCCGGCAGCAAGATTACTGTCGTTGCTTTTGTTATCATGCCAGCGCAGACCACTTCGCTCACTGTCGAGGCACTCAAGGGACAGGCCGTCATCAAGTCGCTGCGCGACACTGTCGATGTCATTGAAAAGGGCATTGGTCGTCGCATCTTTGAGCGCTCCCTCAAGTGGCACGACGGTGACCCTATGCCCGATGACAAGGAGCTCATCAGCGCGCAAGATCGTGTTCTCATCCGTAGGCGGCTGTTCGCGATGAAGCGCCACGGCCTGCCCCCCATTGTTACCCACAACATGCTCAACGACAGCGAGGATCCCGTGCTGAACCAGATCAGACGTGTCCAGCTCTTCAACCACCCCACAGACCGTGTCAAGATTGTCTTCCATCCCGAATTCTTGAACTCGGCCAACCCTGTCCTGCCCCTGGACTACGACGAGTTCGTGCGCGGCACGCACATGGGTATCTTTGCTTCGTATTACGAGCCTTGGGGATACACCCCGGCCGAATGCACAGTCATGGGTGTTCCTAGCATCACGACCAACCTGTCCGGCTTTGGGTGCTACATGGAGGAGTTGATCGAGAACTCGAGCGACTACGGTATCTACATTGTGGACCGCCGGACCAAGGGCGTTGACGACTCGGTCAACCAGCTCACCAACCACATGTTTGACTTTTGCCAAAAGAGCCGTCGTCAACGCATCAACCAGCGTAACCGTACGGAGCGCCTGAGCGATTTGCTGGACTGGAAGAGAATGGGCATGGAGTACGTCAAGGCTCGCCAGCTGGCACTGAGACGGGCTTACCCAGGCTCTTTCAAcggagaggaggaggaagacttCATCCCCGGCGTCGAGCAGAAGATTTCGCGACCCTTCTCGGTCCCTGGATCTCCTCGCGACCGCACGGGCATGATGACGCCTGGCGATTTCGCCAGTCTGCAAGAAGGCAGGGAGGGCTTGAACACGGAGGACTATGTCGCCTGGAAGTTGCC TGAGGAGGAAGACCCCGATGAATACCCGTTCCCGCTTACTCTGCGCGCCAAGCGCCCGTCGGGACCGGCTAGCCCTCTCGATGGAGTTCAGCTCAACGGTAATGGCAACTAA
- a CDS encoding F-box domain-containing protein, with amino-acid sequence MQLAVRPLQKMGFFRRDKDKKKQQKGHQQSKSHEFTDSQLSKYSSQVQQNFRNVASPPGAHIPTRASAALFQSLPKEILPRIFSFVCPHTQDETYETCETSAIFDACMLCDLRDLAHCARVCWKWNQAANALLYHSIRIDAVHYCPREIYLSEQRKRKTFFKRNADPEDTPTARLKLLCRTLREDPTRFGSRVRYFKVPYMLREAATADLARIIHVLPNIVYVDLPEGLFADEHGYATLRLEVEARCRDLRKMTYRAGAENSLSKLAHGGIWQNLEVLELIKINMDPIVLRHALANLRKLRALKVMESQAFSDDIFARSEELPPFPPLEELVLSNTPAVTAQGLVDYLSRADTRNHLLVLSLLKTGVHPATLADILSAGTNLQTLAIEASVSDAFKSGPRTRRLASVSLESLRFEITASKSAGPYSSVTASYYTYLAASLRGNGMPNLRSVYVLDEFFQDELEGLPRPAAAFSSYGANARPKSSHTPGANRPMSGLGPGSGGRGGLAPPSSAGMAIPRPFAGASQVRASQRFSSTNPFAGTGPLSHPLTIYCKADDALDWSSVMLQPTAALGGGSRHRGSMSIHGDRPISSYGLGADIAGSGWNTAAARKSVMVGNGAGMFMAIPSQSTGGSRGSDEDLWPRPSTANNEKKSNDLWR; translated from the exons ATGCAGCTCGCCGTTCGGCCTCTACAGAAGATGGGGTTCTTTCGCAGGGATAAGGACAAGAAGAAGCAGCAAAAGGGTCACCAGCAGTCAAAGTCCCACGAATTCACAGACTCCCAGCTGTCAAAGTACTCTTCCCAGGTCCAGCAGAACTTCCGCAACGTCGCCTCCCCGCCCGGCGCTCACATCCCCACGCGAGCATCCGCCGCCCTTTTCCAGAGCCTGCCAAAGGAAATCCTCCCGCGAATATTCTCATTCGTGTGCCCCCACACCCAAGATGAGACCTACGAGACGTGCGAGACGAGCGCCATCTTTGACGCATGCATGCTATGCGACCTAAGAGACCTCGCCCACTGCGCGCGCGTCTGCTGGAAATGGAACCAAGCGGCCAATGCCCTGCT GTACCACAGCATCCGAATCGACGCCGTCCACTATTGCCCCCGCGAGATCTACCTGTCAGAGCAGCGCAAGCGCAAGACCTTCTTCAAGCGCAACGCCGATCCCGAAGATACCCCCACCGCCCGTCTGAAGCTGCTCTGCAGAACCTTGCGCGAGGATCCTACACGCTTTGGCTCAAGAGTCCGATACTTCAAGGTCCCCTATATGCTCCGCGAAGCCGCCACAGCCGACCTTGCCCGCATTATCCACGTTCTCCCCAACATCGTCTACGTGGACCTACCCGAAGGCCTCTTCGCCGATGAGCATGGCTACGCCACGTTGAGGCTCGAGGTTGAGGCTAGATGCCGAGACCTCCGCAAGATGACGTACCGCGCAGGCGCTGAGAACAGCTTGTCCAAGCTAGCGCACGGCGGTATCTGGCAGAATCTCGAGGTCCTGGAGCTGATCAAGATCAACATGGATCCCATCGTGCTGCGGCATGCTCTGGCCAACCTGCGGAAGCTCCGCGCGCTAAAGGTCATGGAGTCACAAGCCTTCTCGGACGATATCTTTGCCCGCAGTGAAGAATTGCCTCCGTTCCCGCCCCTCGAGGAGCTGGTCCTAAGCAATACTCCAGCCGTCACCGCCCAAGGTTTAGTGGACTACCTGAGCCGGGCTGATACCCGCAACCATCTGCTCGTCTTGTCCCTCCTCAAGACGGGCGTTCACCCGGCGACACTCGCTGACATCTTGTCTGCGGGCACAAACCTGCAGACCCTGGCCATCGAGGCCTCAGTAAGCGACGCTTTCAAGAGTGGACCCCGGACGCGTAGGCTCGCGTCGGTCTCTCTCGAGTCGCTACGTTTCGAAATCACGGCTTCCAAGTCTGCGGGCCCTTACTCCAGTGTCACAGCTAGTTACTACACTTATTTGGCCGCATCGCTCAGAGGCAACGGCATGCCCAACTTGCGGTCAGTCTACGTGCTGGACGAGTTCTTCCAAGACGAGCTCGAGGGTCTGCCCCGTCCCGCCGCGGCGTTTTCCTCCTACGGCGCCAACGCTCGTCCAAAATCTTCGCACACGCCCGGAGCCAACCGGCCAATGTCCGGTCTGGGCCCCGGCAGCGGTGGTCGCGGCGGTCTCGCGCCGCCCAGCAGCGCCGGCATGGCGATCCCTCGACCTTTCGCGGGGGCTTCTCAAGTGCGCGCCTCGCAGCGCTTCAGCTCAACGAATCCTTTTGCCGGTACCGGCCCACTCTCACACCCTCTCACAATCTACTGCAAGGCGGACGATGCTCTGGACTGGTCGTCAGTGATGCTTCAGCCTACGGCAGCACTAGGTGGCGGATCTCGCCATCGAGGAAGCATGAGCATTCACGGCGACCGGCCAATTAGTTCCTACGGTCTTGGAGCCGATATCGCGGGATCAGGCTGGaacacggcggcggcgaggaaGAGTGTCATGGTGGGCAACGGCGCGGGTATGTTCATGGCCATCCCGAGCCAGAGCACCGGTGGCAGCAGGGGAAGTGACGAGGATCTGTGGCCGAGGCCCAGCACGGCGAATAATGAGAAGAAGTCGAATGATCTCTGGCGGTGA